One window from the genome of Pempheris klunzingeri isolate RE-2024b chromosome 7, fPemKlu1.hap1, whole genome shotgun sequence encodes:
- the spef2 gene encoding LOW QUALITY PROTEIN: sperm flagellar protein 2 (The sequence of the model RefSeq protein was modified relative to this genomic sequence to represent the inferred CDS: substituted 1 base at 1 genomic stop codon), which produces MSDVLCRWLNEELRLSKAVEPKTFAKNFSSGYLIGEVLHKYQLQKDFSMFMKKDTSISKLNNFTRLEPTLQLLGISFDINTAQDLMQEKQGVATRLLYQLYVSLEKKKNAEISGSVMEIMQPAANAGLHKKELELYSEVMRRDTELKMQKISQHYEDKCQQWNDRSVMTHPIQQKRQLKVQDDKRTKNIEKLWICCRKYNNMPCNXAAIVQVPKPPPYTSQLNLKRRQRQEQHRARQAQTVQTEIAQFETNRKKLVTSGFASSSSGQPFRGDFPLGATKLILQSNSKYIQNIRQRLEENAVASEQREKRRGRFLVEQLNAHEAQEEVQREEQLVRCLTRQTQQEQRLAAQLLQIRMQKEVIRENRLFREQQYQQRRERDFQEALEREAALAQQAKLENAEEIRKELEFCNRNSTERAQRKHKKHFASCRDILEQMVDLTTKIGEYRLLTGNLIPDKLMREWKELLLSGLPLYESIKDQDPGFEFSTPLDPVELNKQEILKNQDYNEYTNMVGEWAWPEETRETKLPPTNNNILGHVVERLKNLVHQPATEPPSPSFPHFTLKACVLGKFCSGKTTCLSKIAGAHGIYVLSVDVLIEEALNAYQNGEEVTEQQEEKDNEQLFTSSTPPKSNLDPQEESKDRKVGLSIRAMQGAAVEQELRRGNAIPNELLVDIIVEAIRQVPAQSSWILDGFPVDIIQAYLLEKALGGSVDVGNGVVSSRTNLVADPNPPKPPPPPAPVLDLVLLLDIPDECVVKRAFSQTDTDTAATTSHPTDKTLYLAQTPHRITAFQDTWPKLEKWFGGKQNILVQVDADVDEEELYKRVESVLQQAMIQTQEALATPPVEDVVLDSGKAPDSSSATLPPLDQPPAPTDEAPDPTESYSSLKEEKVQGGKSLSKSNAQSPRGHSRNASTSSVANEDPQGDPKDPPESASPCPGSFSWVYVDEPLPPEIPEYLYTHWDTMCDSYVNNVKTVMQQLRSQRTVITHHLFNIREEYKHYLGRPDFKQELITQWQKDFNSIPDDIREDEDTKEELHLRLDELCERLWDICDKCKEEGEKERAALMGEGWLEDHIAVLVNHHSILMQVELDRFQDTLCILRVYYLSMYRQVLPELPSKFVSIPLLDTSEIKAQDERCPDSPEGVSKMKGQGQTESVKTPLEKLISDYEEALTAICKLVSAEAHQRETKEHKETKAPASANKKTKRKPSSTKQKGPPSPSPAPSPAPADNKNPEKTHNQEVTNKIHKEYAAALDHEENAAKVRIELVKGHGLVMLNSLQSRAEKICSSMNKWLEAHYVAEMKSIEQLSEVVRLHIEAGAKLQNELVLEHTNFYLNGDCQMVASMAPPPRPTPLEKPSQSTPTITQLESLHQQLYTVAPSGFISSSEFYSLLRDIVSVNLGSNVLPQPWIDQTETQSMEIVSLLMDYELIDWRRFLLSAALPWPCPSLTQLLRVLQHFKGADTGDTGYINEEQYQQTELWFSSETVQPIPEDPSEPLPYDRLANLSKFFFKLFADHSFSPPRLDYVSMLLYFAADPNPRQGFIRALSVVLGQHLKHSTPSHLVKSMPSIEEATELSSSELDGEYNEDETLRPSSSLLAEQEVSIPALLNVICHKVTKMNDKPHPSGCLSQEEHTERLVHVFRELGYKPEDRVPFSILSQHPFTEALMETSTHYQLVNIHRVLLAHQDEGEANSLTVS; this is translated from the exons atgtcgGATGTATTGTGCAGGTGGCTGAACGAGGAGCTCCGGCTGTCAAAGGCTGTTG AGCCAAAGACCTTTGCCAAGAATTTCTCCAGTGGTTACCTAATTGGGGAGGTTCTGCATAAATATCAATTGCAGAAAGATTTCAGTATGTTCATGAAAAAAGA CACCTCCATATCCAAACTGAATAATTTTACCCGCCTTGAGCCTACTCTCCAGTTACTGGGGATCTCCTTTGACATAAACACAGCCCAGGACCTCATGCAGGAGAAGCAGGGTGTTGCCACACGCCTCCTTTACCAACTCTATGTGTCacttgaaaaaaagaagaatgcaGAAATCAGCGGGTCAGTGATGGAGATCATGCAGCCTGCAGCCAATGCTGGCCTGCACAAAAAAGAGCTTGAGCTCTACTCTGAG GTGATGAGACGTGACACAGAgctgaaaatgcagaaaatttCTCAGCACTATGAGGACAAATGCCAGCAATGGAATGACAGGTCTGTGATGACCCATCCCATCCAGCAGAAGAGACAACTCAAAGTTCAGGATGACAAGAGAACAAAGAATATTGAGAAG CTGTGGATATGTTGTCGAAAGTACAATAACATGCCTTGTAACTAGGCTGCTATTGTCCAGGTACCCAAGCCACCCCCTTACACTTCACAGCTCAACCTGAAGAGGAGACAGCGTCAGGAGCAACACAGAGCACGACAAGCACAG ACAGTCCAGACTGAGATAGCCCAGTTtgagacaaacaggaagaaactgGTTACCTCTGGTTTTGCTTCCTCTTCAAG TGGTCAGCCCTTCCGTGGAGATTTTCCCCTTGGTGCAACTAAGCTGATACTACAGTCCAATAGCAAGTATATACAGAATATTCGACAGAGGCTGGAGGAGAATGCTGTAGcttctgagcagagagagaaaagacgagGCAGATTCCTGGTGGAGCAGCTCAATGCCCATGAAGCTCAAGAG GAGGTACAGCGAGAGGAGCAGCTGGTGAGGTGTCTGACACGTCAGACTCAGCAGGAGCAACGCTTGGCAGCTCAGCTCCTCCAGATACGTATGCAGAAGGAGGTGATTCGGGAGAACCGCCTGTTCAGAGAGCAGCAGTACCAGCAGCGGAGAGAGAGGGACTTCCAGGAAGCTCTGGAGAGGGAGGCG GCTTTGGCTCAACAGGCTAAGTTGGAAAATGCCGAAGAAATCAGGAAGGAGCTTGAATTCTGTAACAGGAATTCTACTGAACGAGCTCAGAGAAAGCACAAGAAGCACTTTGCGAGCTGCAGGGACATTTTGGAGCAGATGGTGGACTTAACCACCAAGATTGGAGAATATCGACTGCTCACTGGAAA TCTGATTCCAGATAAGCTGATGAGGGAGTGGAAGGAACTGCTGCTCAGTGGTCTGCCTCTCTATGAGTCGATAAAGGACCAGGACCCAGGGTTTGAATTCTCTACCCCACTAGACCCTGTAGAGCTCAACAAGCAGGAGATACTCAAAAACCAGGACTATAATGAATACACT AACATGGTGGGTGAGTGGGCATGGCcagaggaaacaagagagaCCAAATTACCCCCGACCAACAACAACATTCTTGGGCATGTTGTCGAGCGTCTGAAGAACCTTGTTCATCAACCCGCCACAGAACCCCCCTCACCTTCATTTCCTCACTTTACCCTCAAGGCCTGTGTCCTTGGCAAGTTTTGTTCTGGCAAGACCACCTGCTTGTCCAAGATTGCTGGAG CCCATGGCATCTATGTCTTATCAGTTGACGTACTGATTGAGGAGGCACTGAATGCTTACCAGAATGGAGAGGAG gtcacagagcagcaggaagagaagGACAATGAGCAGCTGTTCACATCCTCTACACCACCAAAATCTA aTCTTGACCCTCAAGAAGAAAGTAAAGACCGTAAAGTAGGA CTGTCTATCCGGGCCATGCAAGGAGCAGCTGTGGAGCAAGAGCTGAGGAGAGGCAATGCCATCCCTAATGAGCTGTTAGTTGACATTATAGTAGAGGCTATCAG GCAGGTTCCTGCTCAGTCAAGTTGGATCTTGGATGGCTTTCCAGTTGACATCATCCAGGCCTACCTGCTAGAGAAAGCCCTGGGTGGGTCTGTAGACGTGGGGAATGGCGTTGTGAGCAGCAGAACGAACCTTGTTGCTGATCCTAATCCACCCAAACCTCCACCACCCCCAGCTCCTGTGCTGGACCTTGTTCTGCTGCTGGATATCCCTGATGAGTGTGTGGTCAAACGTGCTTTCAGTCAGACAG ATACAGACACTGCTGCTACAACCTCCCATCCCACAGACAAGACTTTGTATCTGGCACAGACTCcacacag GATCACAGCTTTTCAGGACACCTGGCCAAAACTAGAGAAATGGTTTGGTGGAAAGCAGAACATCTTGGTCCAGGTTGATGCAGATGTAGATGAGGAGGAGCTTTACAAGAGGGTGGAGTCTGTCCTGCAACAAGCTATGATTCAAACACAGGAAG CTCTTGCCACTCCTCCTGTTGAAGATGTAGTGTTGGACAGTGGGAAAGCTCCAGACTCCTCCTCAGCCACACTCCCACCTTTAGATCAACCTCCAGCTCCCACAGACGAAGCCCCTGACCCCACAGAGTCCTATTCCAGCcttaaagaggaaaaagtcCAAGGTGGGAAGTCACTTTCCAAATCCAATGCACAGTCCCCCAGAG GGCACTCTAGGAATGCATCAACTTCTTCAGTAGCCAATGAGGACCCTCAGGGAGACCCCAAGGACCCACCAGAGTCTGCCTCTCCTTGCCCAGGTTCATTCAGCTGGGTCTATGTGGATGAACCCCTTCCTCCA GAAATCCCAGAGTACTTGTACACCCATTGGGACACAATGTGTGATTCTTATGTGAACAACGTAAAGACAGTGATGCAGCAGCTGCGTTCACAACGTACTGTTATTACCCATCACCTATTCAACATCAG AGAGGAATACAAGCATTACCTTGGACGTCCAGACTTCAAGCAGGAGTTAATAACTCAGTGGCAGAAGGACTTCAACAGCATACCTGATGATATTAGAGAGGATGAGGATACCAAAGAAGAGCTACATCTGAGACTGGAT GAATTGTGTGAACGTTTGTGGGACATTTGTGACAAGTGTAAGGAGGAGGGCGAGAAAGAGAGGGCTGCTCTCATGGGCGAAGGCTGGTTGGAGGACCACATTGCCGTCCTTGTCAACCACCACTCTATACTCATGCAG GTGGAGCTGGACCGTTTCCAGGATACACTCTGTATTCTCAGGGTCTACTATTTGAGCATGTACAGACAGGTGCTGCCTGAGCTACCATCCAAGTTTGTCAGTATCCCCCTACTGGACACCTCAGAAATTAAGGCTCAGGATGAGAG aTGTCCTGACTCCCCAGAAGGGGTATCCAAGATGAAAGGCCAGGGTCAGACTGAATCTGTCAAG ACACCCCTTGAGAAACTGATCTCGGACTATGAGGAGGCACTCACAGCCATCTGCAAATTG GTGTCTGCAGAAGCCCACCAGAGGGAGACAAAAGAGCACAAAGAGACGAAGGCCCCTGCAAGtgcaaacaaaaagacaaaaaggaagccttcatcaacaaaacaaaaag GTCCACCTTCCCCATCTCCGGCACCTAGCCCCGCACCAGCCGATAACAAAAACCCAGAGAAGACTCATAATCAAGAAGtcacaaacaaaatacataaagaatATGCAGCTGCACTGGATCATGAgg AGAATGCAGCAAAGGTGCGCATTGAGCTGGTGAAAGGTCATGGTCTGGTGATGTTGAACTCCCTccaaagcagagcagaaaagaTCTGTAGCAGCATGAACAAGTGGTTAGAAGCACACTATGTTGCAGAAATGAAGAG TATTGAGCAACTATCAGAAGTGGTTCGACTCCACATAGAAGCTGGTGCTAAGTTGCAGAATGAGCTGGTGTTG GAACATACTAACTTCTACCTAAATGGAGACTGCCAGATGGTGGCTAGTATGGCTCCCCCTCCCCGTCCAACTCCTCTGGAGAAACCTTCACAGTCCACCCCGACCATCACTCAGCTAGAGTCCCTCCACCAACAGCTATACACTGTTGCTCCATCAG GCTTCATCTCGAGTTCTGAGTTCTACAGTTTGCTCAGGGATATCGTCTCTGTTAACTTGGGCAGCAACGTTTTACCTCAGCCCTGGATCGACCAGACTGAAACACAG TCGATGGAGATTGTATCTCTCTTAATGGACTATGAGCTGATAGACTGGCGTCGGTTTCTGCTCAGTGCTGCCCTCCCTTGGCCCTGTCCGTCCTTAACACAGCTGCTGAGGGTGCTGCAACATTTCAAGGGAGCAGATACTGGTGACACAGGCTATATAAATGAGGAACAGTACCAACAG ACAGAGTTGTGGTTTTCCAGTGAGACTGTCCAGCCCATCCCTGAGGACCCCTCTGAGCCTCTACCTTATGACCGTCTGGCCAACCTATCCAAG ttttttttcaagTTGTTTGCAGaccactctttctctccccctcgaCTGGACTATGTGTCCATGCTGCTGTACTTTGCAGCAGACCCCAACCCCAGACAAGGCTTCATCAGAGCACTTAGTGTAGTGCTAGGACAACATCTCAAGCACTCCACACCGAGCCATCTTGTCAAG TCTATGCCCAGTATAGAAGAGGCTACAGAGCTCAGCTCCTCAGAACTTGATGGAGAGTACAACGAAGATGAGACTCTGCGTCCA